From a single Candidatus Eisenbacteria bacterium genomic region:
- a CDS encoding glycosyltransferase: MSDLLQQYAEVAGEEVVEHLHQLAAPLRGMRVVHVNSTRVGGGVAEILDKLVPLKRELGIDATWEVISGPSEFYQCTKSFHNGLQGNRAPVSDSLLRVFEETNRQNAEELREKLATADLVIIHDPQPAPLLRFVPERTGKWVWRCHIDASRPYRPTWKYLRGFVADYDASIFSLAAFSQALPHPEYLIPPSIDPLSDKNRELDPKEIGETIARFGIDPERPMITQVSRFDRFKDPVGVIEAYRMTKRFVSGLQLVLAGGGASDDPEGEAVLQEVRSAAEDDPDVHILLLPADAHRTINALQRSSDIVLQKSTREGFGLTVTEAMWKGKPVIGGDTGGIRLQVVNHQTGFLVNTPEGAALRIRYLYSKRPLMEDMGRKAREFVREHFLLTRHLREYLTLILTLTRGTGDRVVLD, encoded by the coding sequence TGGAACACCTCCACCAATTGGCGGCACCGCTCCGGGGGATGAGGGTGGTCCACGTAAACTCCACTCGCGTCGGCGGCGGCGTGGCGGAGATTCTGGACAAATTGGTTCCCCTGAAACGGGAACTGGGAATCGACGCGACGTGGGAGGTGATTTCCGGACCGAGCGAGTTCTACCAGTGCACCAAGTCGTTTCACAACGGTCTCCAGGGGAACCGGGCGCCCGTTTCGGACTCGCTCCTCCGCGTCTTCGAGGAGACGAACCGGCAAAACGCCGAGGAGCTGCGGGAAAAACTGGCGACGGCCGACCTGGTGATCATTCACGACCCCCAGCCCGCGCCACTCCTCCGATTCGTCCCCGAGAGAACCGGCAAATGGGTCTGGAGATGCCACATCGACGCGAGCCGCCCCTACCGGCCCACCTGGAAGTATCTGCGAGGTTTCGTGGCGGATTACGACGCCAGCATCTTCTCCCTGGCCGCCTTCTCCCAAGCCCTCCCGCACCCGGAATATCTGATCCCTCCCAGCATCGATCCGCTGAGCGATAAAAACCGGGAACTGGACCCGAAGGAGATCGGCGAGACGATCGCCCGGTTCGGCATCGATCCGGAGCGCCCCATGATCACGCAGGTTTCCCGCTTCGATCGTTTCAAGGATCCGGTGGGCGTCATCGAGGCGTACCGGATGACCAAGCGTTTCGTCTCGGGATTACAGCTCGTGCTCGCCGGCGGAGGCGCCAGCGACGATCCGGAGGGGGAAGCGGTGCTGCAGGAGGTCCGCTCGGCCGCCGAGGACGATCCGGACGTGCACATCCTCCTCCTACCGGCCGACGCGCACCGGACCATCAACGCGTTGCAACGATCGTCGGACATCGTGCTTCAAAAATCCACGCGCGAAGGATTCGGACTCACCGTGACGGAGGCGATGTGGAAGGGGAAGCCGGTGATCGGCGGCGACACCGGCGGGATCCGCCTCCAGGTGGTCAACCACCAAACCGGTTTCCTGGTCAACACACCGGAGGGAGCGGCGCTCCGGATCCGCTATCTGTACAGTAAAAGGCCGCTCATGGAGGATATGGGCCGAAAAGCGAGGGAGTTCGTGCGCGAGCATTTCCTGCTCACGCGGCACCTCCGGGAATACCTCACCCTGATCTTGACCCTCACCCGTGGGACCGGCGATCGTGTGGTCCTGGACTGA
- the otsB gene encoding trehalose-phosphatase: MRVLNDRTDPDEFFGRLAAAARSVLLLDYDGTLAPFRVERELAVPYPGVRDLLRDLLRLKRCRVVLVTGRWSEHVLPLLGLERPPEIWASHGWERRFPDGRVELAPLEEPTVMGLAQADDWAIAERLQDRIERKPAGLALHWRGLPPDRVEDLRARAVEAWTRFAAGNELLIAEFDGGVELRAGGRTKGFAVDTVISEVEDDVPSAYLGDDWTDEDAFRALEGRGLRVLVREELRPTAADLWIRPPGELLEFLGRWIDAMGDRK; the protein is encoded by the coding sequence ATGCGCGTTCTGAACGACCGAACGGATCCGGACGAATTCTTCGGGCGACTTGCGGCCGCGGCGCGGAGCGTGCTCCTTCTCGACTACGACGGCACGCTGGCCCCCTTCCGGGTCGAGAGGGAACTCGCCGTCCCCTATCCGGGCGTCCGGGATCTTCTTCGCGATCTGCTCCGGCTGAAACGCTGCCGAGTCGTGCTGGTCACCGGACGGTGGAGCGAACACGTCCTCCCCCTGCTCGGACTGGAACGGCCGCCGGAGATCTGGGCATCCCACGGATGGGAAAGGCGATTCCCCGACGGCCGCGTGGAGCTGGCCCCTCTCGAGGAGCCGACGGTGATGGGACTCGCCCAGGCGGATGATTGGGCGATCGCCGAGCGGTTGCAGGACAGGATCGAAAGAAAGCCGGCGGGGCTGGCGCTGCACTGGCGCGGCCTCCCGCCCGATCGCGTGGAGGACCTCCGCGCGCGCGCCGTCGAAGCCTGGACACGTTTCGCCGCCGGAAACGAACTCCTGATCGCCGAGTTCGACGGCGGCGTGGAACTCCGCGCCGGGGGACGGACCAAGGGCTTCGCCGTGGACACCGTGATCTCCGAGGTGGAGGACGACGTCCCCTCGGCGTACCTCGGCGACGACTGGACCGACGAGGACGCCTTCCGTGCACTCGAGGGGAGGGGGCTCCGGGTGTTGGTGCGGGAAGAGCTCCGGCCCACCGCGGCGGACCTCTGGATCCGCCCGCCGGGGGAACTTCTCGAATTTCTGGGCCGCTGGATCGATGCGATGGGGGATCGGAAATGA
- a CDS encoding trehalose-6-phosphate synthase produces MTRCPNCLVVVSNRLPVVVDRDESGWRIRRGSGGLVTAMAPILRDRGGIWIGWSGTTAEGDLSGALEEAGRRSGYDLRAIPLTPSEERNFYLGFSNEIIWPLFHDLLDRCNMDPAYWETYQTVNRKFAGAILEHTRDGDTIWVHDYHLMSAAQEVRSVRASRRLAFFLHIPFPCPDIFQKLPWREQVLRDLLHYDLIGFQTQRDRINFVQCLRTLLGDVTIRGKGRVIAAEHEGHQTRMGVFPISIDYRYFSQRAGTGEVADIAWRIHENIPERQIILGVDRLDYTKGIPLRLEAFRNALIRYPDLHGKVTLIQVVVPSREDIPEYQALKIEIESLVGEINGRFTVSGWVPIHYVFRGLDTAELLAYYRTAEIAVITPLRDGMNLVAKEYCASSLEETGVLILSEFAGAAAQLRHGAILVNPFDVNAVGDAIHDAFVMPHEERRKRMRKLRRGIRKHDIFWWVDSFLRAAVARDLDDYPPVEPGF; encoded by the coding sequence ATGACGCGCTGCCCCAACTGCCTGGTCGTCGTTTCCAACCGCCTGCCGGTGGTGGTCGACCGGGACGAATCGGGTTGGCGGATCCGCCGCGGTTCGGGCGGTCTGGTGACCGCCATGGCGCCGATCCTGCGCGACCGTGGCGGCATCTGGATCGGATGGTCCGGCACCACCGCCGAGGGGGACCTTTCCGGGGCACTCGAGGAGGCGGGCCGCCGGAGCGGGTACGACCTGCGCGCGATCCCCCTCACCCCGTCCGAGGAGCGCAATTTCTACCTCGGCTTCTCGAACGAGATCATCTGGCCACTCTTCCACGATCTCCTGGACCGGTGCAACATGGACCCGGCCTACTGGGAGACCTACCAGACCGTGAACCGGAAATTCGCCGGCGCGATTCTGGAACACACCCGGGACGGGGATACGATCTGGGTGCACGACTATCACCTGATGAGCGCCGCTCAGGAAGTGCGGTCGGTCCGCGCCTCGCGGCGGCTCGCCTTCTTCCTCCACATCCCCTTCCCCTGCCCGGACATCTTTCAAAAACTCCCCTGGCGGGAGCAGGTGCTCCGTGACCTTCTCCACTACGATCTGATCGGCTTTCAAACGCAGCGAGACCGCATCAACTTCGTCCAATGCCTGCGCACGCTTCTCGGCGACGTCACGATCCGCGGAAAGGGACGCGTGATCGCGGCCGAACACGAGGGACACCAAACCCGCATGGGCGTTTTCCCGATCAGCATCGACTACCGTTATTTCTCCCAGCGGGCCGGCACCGGCGAAGTGGCGGACATCGCCTGGAGAATCCACGAGAACATTCCGGAGCGGCAGATCATCCTCGGGGTGGACCGTCTCGATTACACGAAGGGGATTCCCCTCCGGCTCGAAGCGTTCCGCAACGCGCTGATCCGCTACCCCGACCTCCACGGAAAAGTGACGCTGATCCAGGTGGTGGTGCCGAGCCGCGAGGACATACCCGAGTACCAAGCCCTGAAGATCGAGATCGAAAGCCTGGTCGGCGAGATCAACGGCCGATTCACCGTTTCCGGGTGGGTGCCGATCCACTACGTGTTCCGCGGCCTGGATACGGCCGAGCTTCTCGCCTACTACCGCACCGCGGAGATCGCCGTGATCACGCCGCTCAGGGACGGCATGAACCTGGTGGCGAAGGAATACTGCGCCTCCAGCCTGGAAGAGACGGGCGTGCTGATTCTGAGCGAGTTCGCCGGCGCCGCGGCCCAGCTCCGCCACGGCGCGATCTTGGTGAACCCGTTCGACGTGAACGCCGTGGGGGACGCCATCCACGACGCCTTTGTCATGCCCCACGAGGAGCGCCGGAAACGGATGCGGAAGCTGCGGCGGGGCATTCGAAAACATGATATCTTTTGGTGGGTCGACTCTTTCCTCCGGGCCGCGGTCGCCCGGGATCTGGACGATTATCCACCGGTGGAGCCCGGCTTCTAG
- the rplC gene encoding 50S ribosomal protein L3 encodes MAIGMLGRKIGMTQRFNEEGHAIPVTVIEAIPCPIVQKKTKDKEGYNAIQIGYGRRKKNRTTRPMAGHFQKAGVEPARVLMESRVSDDEIAELEVGGTIDIDRFEPGDWVDVVGRSKGRGFAGVIKRHNFSGKNQTHGTHEFFRHGGSIGQCATPGRLFKGRKMPGQMGNVRTMVMNLRVEEVLPDQNLILIRGGIPGARNGMVLIRKAVKKAGRKKV; translated from the coding sequence ATGGCTATCGGTATGCTGGGCCGCAAGATCGGCATGACCCAGCGATTCAACGAAGAGGGACACGCCATCCCGGTCACCGTGATCGAGGCGATTCCCTGCCCGATCGTTCAGAAGAAAACCAAGGACAAGGAAGGATACAACGCCATCCAGATCGGTTATGGGCGGCGTAAAAAGAACCGGACCACGCGGCCGATGGCCGGGCACTTCCAGAAGGCGGGAGTGGAGCCGGCCCGCGTGCTCATGGAATCGCGAGTCTCCGACGATGAGATCGCGGAGCTGGAAGTGGGCGGCACGATCGATATCGATCGTTTCGAGCCGGGCGACTGGGTGGACGTGGTGGGCCGTTCCAAAGGGCGCGGTTTCGCCGGCGTGATCAAGCGTCACAACTTCTCCGGGAAGAACCAAACCCACGGCACCCACGAGTTCTTCCGCCACGGCGGCTCCATCGGCCAGTGCGCCACGCCGGGCCGTCTCTTCAAGGGACGGAAGATGCCCGGGCAGATGGGGAACGTAAGGACCATGGTCATGAACCTCCGCGTGGAGGAGGTCCTACCGGATCAGAACCTGATCCTGATTCGCGGCGGCATCCCCGGCGCGCGGAACGGCATGGTCCTGATCCGCAAAGCGGTCAAGAAGGCGGGTCGCAAGAAGGTTTGA
- a CDS encoding ComEC/Rec2 family competence protein produces the protein MPALRLFLLALPGILTAHRVTLPPHAAAGALFGLLLLHAAARLRASATIDRIALLLIPAVAALAAWETRTTPSGPPPPTGRTVHLAARLLGGVDRSGAAPVRITAGPGAGNRLLIRLPEGEEWSGAGSVLPKGTWIEAEGRFEPYPEPRNPYAPDRYAGERRRGGAGILRAESARVSGKGGGFLAPIAGGIRKRADRLGGEEGALYLALFLGDRSRLDPETVESFRETGLAHLLALSGLHLGIFYALLRVPLGVVPIPRRWVPVSAVALLWFFGAAAGFPVSLLRALVMASLLAIGRLLERRPAPGNALGVAALIALAFDPAAAGEVSFQLSFAATAGILAVLPLLRKLAAGPIGRYAAAPILVGAAAQTATLPAVLWHFGRFAPLGAAATAATAPALILALAAGSAWTTLGPVHPIADRLLEDAAWGSLALLRGAVGRWDHWGPDTIRLGVEDARGLALTVLLLAVVFRYRRSRAALFLLVGLSPLPVLLFHDPWPLRITVLDVGQGSAAVIETAEGERVAVDLGPRWGDFDAGGHVVLPFLRRRGAEALDLAVITHPDGDHMGGLDRLIEEGAIRRLLENGVVRADPAKGRSASAGDTGGVIRASALRGATHRFRCGAELRVLTAPEGRVPPDQSNASSLTLLLRYRRFTILFTGDATPEMERALRRSGEAKGITVLIASHHGARRGCALPFLVSARPAATIVSCGRNNRYGHPDRGVLARVERAGSALFRTDLHGGITIVTDGRRVRMRGRAAEAPRLERRLPFRPEPRGLFAGGESRRCDRIANRFRTKIRTSPEAP, from the coding sequence ATGCCCGCACTACGCCTCTTCCTATTAGCCCTCCCCGGTATCTTGACGGCTCACCGGGTCACTCTCCCCCCGCACGCGGCCGCCGGGGCGCTGTTCGGGCTTCTGCTCCTCCATGCGGCAGCCCGTTTACGGGCGAGCGCGACGATCGATAGGATCGCGCTCCTCCTGATCCCCGCCGTCGCCGCCCTCGCGGCATGGGAGACGAGGACCACCCCGTCCGGGCCGCCCCCGCCCACGGGACGGACCGTCCATCTCGCCGCGCGCCTCCTCGGCGGTGTGGATCGTAGCGGAGCGGCTCCCGTCCGGATCACCGCCGGACCCGGCGCGGGGAACCGCCTTCTGATCCGGCTCCCCGAAGGGGAGGAGTGGAGCGGTGCAGGTTCCGTTCTCCCGAAGGGAACGTGGATCGAAGCGGAGGGCCGCTTCGAACCGTATCCGGAACCGCGAAATCCCTACGCCCCGGATCGTTACGCGGGAGAACGCCGCAGGGGAGGGGCGGGGATCCTTCGCGCGGAAAGCGCGCGGGTGAGCGGGAAGGGAGGGGGGTTTCTCGCCCCGATCGCCGGCGGGATACGGAAGAGGGCGGACCGTCTCGGCGGAGAGGAGGGGGCGCTCTATCTCGCTCTCTTCCTGGGAGACCGCTCCCGGCTGGACCCGGAGACGGTCGAATCGTTCCGGGAAACCGGGCTCGCCCATCTGCTCGCCCTCTCCGGTCTTCACCTCGGTATTTTCTACGCGCTCCTCCGCGTCCCCCTCGGCGTCGTCCCGATCCCGCGGCGGTGGGTCCCGGTGTCGGCGGTCGCGCTGCTTTGGTTTTTCGGGGCGGCGGCGGGGTTTCCCGTCTCTCTTCTGCGCGCCCTCGTGATGGCTTCCCTCCTCGCGATCGGCCGCCTGCTGGAGAGACGGCCCGCGCCGGGAAACGCCCTCGGCGTCGCGGCGCTGATCGCCCTCGCCTTCGATCCCGCCGCGGCGGGCGAGGTTTCCTTTCAGCTCTCCTTCGCCGCCACGGCGGGGATTCTGGCCGTCCTTCCCCTCCTCAGGAAGCTCGCCGCAGGCCCGATCGGCCGCTACGCGGCGGCGCCCATCCTGGTTGGGGCGGCGGCGCAAACCGCGACGCTTCCCGCCGTGCTCTGGCACTTCGGCCGGTTCGCTCCGCTCGGGGCGGCGGCCACCGCCGCGACCGCGCCGGCGTTGATCCTCGCCCTCGCCGCGGGCTCCGCTTGGACGACCCTCGGACCGGTTCACCCGATCGCGGACCGCCTTCTGGAAGACGCCGCATGGGGGTCGTTGGCGCTCCTCCGCGGCGCCGTCGGCCGGTGGGACCATTGGGGGCCGGACACGATCCGCCTGGGAGTGGAGGACGCCCGTGGTCTGGCCCTGACCGTCCTTCTTCTCGCGGTCGTCTTCCGCTATCGCAGGAGCCGCGCGGCGCTTTTCCTTCTCGTCGGTTTGTCGCCCCTCCCCGTCCTCCTTTTTCACGACCCTTGGCCTCTCCGAATCACCGTGTTGGACGTGGGGCAGGGCTCGGCGGCGGTGATCGAGACCGCGGAAGGGGAGAGAGTCGCCGTCGATCTCGGTCCCCGTTGGGGGGACTTCGACGCCGGCGGGCACGTAGTCCTCCCCTTCCTGCGGCGGCGGGGCGCGGAGGCGCTGGACCTCGCGGTGATCACCCACCCGGACGGCGATCACATGGGAGGATTGGACCGCCTCATCGAGGAGGGCGCGATCCGGCGTCTGCTGGAAAACGGCGTCGTCCGCGCGGATCCGGCGAAAGGGAGGAGCGCCTCCGCCGGGGACACGGGGGGCGTGATCCGAGCCTCGGCGCTCCGCGGGGCGACGCACCGCTTCCGATGCGGCGCGGAGCTGCGCGTGCTCACGGCGCCGGAGGGGCGCGTGCCGCCCGATCAGAGCAACGCCTCTTCATTGACCCTCCTTCTCCGGTACCGCCGCTTCACCATCCTCTTCACGGGCGACGCGACGCCGGAGATGGAGAGGGCGCTCCGGCGGAGCGGCGAGGCGAAGGGAATCACCGTGCTCATCGCCTCCCATCACGGCGCGCGAAGGGGCTGCGCTCTTCCCTTTCTCGTCTCCGCCCGCCCGGCGGCGACGATCGTCTCCTGCGGTCGAAACAACCGCTACGGCCATCCGGACCGCGGGGTGCTCGCCCGCGTCGAACGGGCGGGGTCGGCGCTCTTCCGCACCGACCTGCACGGGGGAATCACCATCGTCACCGACGGGCGCCGCGTGCGAATGCGGGGGCGCGCCGCGGAGGCGCCCCGCTTGGAGAGGAGGCTTCCGTTTCGCCCGGAACCGCGGGGGCTTTTCGCTGGAGGGGAATCGCGGCGCTGTGATAGGATCGCAAACCGGTTTCGGACCAAAATCCGCACGTCCCCGGAGGCGCCATGA
- the rsfS gene encoding ribosome silencing factor translates to MSEQNGNPGILSAQEAARFAAERMLDRKASHVVVMDLRSITSTADFFVIGGAGSDQQVRAVSDAVIEGLEGRGVRVNHVEGYTDRRWVLIDCFDVVIHVFLDELRDFYGLERLWGDAPAEQFED, encoded by the coding sequence ATGAGCGAGCAAAACGGAAACCCCGGGATCCTCTCCGCGCAGGAGGCGGCCCGCTTCGCCGCGGAGCGCATGCTGGACCGCAAGGCGTCCCACGTGGTCGTGATGGATCTCCGGAGCATCACGAGCACGGCGGATTTCTTCGTCATCGGCGGCGCCGGGAGCGATCAACAGGTCCGGGCGGTCTCGGACGCGGTGATCGAGGGGCTCGAGGGGAGGGGTGTCCGCGTCAACCACGTCGAAGGGTATACCGACCGCCGGTGGGTGCTGATCGACTGTTTCGACGTGGTCATCCACGTGTTCCTCGACGAGCTGCGCGATTTCTACGGGCTCGAACGCCTCTGGGGCGACGCCCCGGCCGAACAATTCGAGGATTAA
- a CDS encoding arginine--tRNA ligase, whose product MLRSKTEDILRRAVRSRWGEEAAADLRVEPPREKSHGDFAANAAMVLAKGLRRKPRELAEELKTDLEASGFFRSVEIAGPGFLNLKLRPAALHDLLGHILEEGERYGRSEPERALRRQIEFVSANPTGPLNVVSARAAAVGDTLARLFEATGHAVDREFYVNDAGSQVDHLVDTVLWYLEGKAGDFPGEGYRGAYVEELSEEARAIFEPRFPRSPEGLGAERIGPAASALLSRLGSSPAGGDSALPDPCPIDDAAHRLLLRLWTLEKMLAAQRADLEKFGVRFDRWFRESELHAEGAVEAALADLERAGDVYEKDGARWFRSSAYVDDEDRVVIRSNGAPTYFLADVAYHRDKKNRGYDHAIDILGPDHHGHVPRMQSALLALGAPENWLEVMIVQQVNLLRGGETVKMSKRAGEFVSLRELIEEVGADAARFFFLMLRPNSHLNFDLDLAKSRSLDNPVYYVQYAHARICSVFRHAEAAGVAPAAGESAEDRTGVDREEEFDILRMLDAFPDVIALAAATREPHRLPTYLKEVAAAFHGYYHKVQVVTEDAKSTAARLALLRAIRLVLRNGLDLIGVHAPESM is encoded by the coding sequence ATGCTGCGAAGCAAAACGGAGGACATTCTCCGGCGCGCGGTTCGCTCCCGTTGGGGGGAGGAGGCCGCCGCCGACCTTCGCGTGGAACCGCCGCGGGAGAAGAGCCACGGCGATTTCGCCGCCAACGCGGCCATGGTTCTCGCCAAAGGGCTCCGGCGAAAGCCGCGGGAGCTGGCGGAGGAGTTGAAAACCGACCTGGAAGCCTCCGGTTTCTTCCGGTCCGTCGAGATCGCCGGCCCCGGCTTCCTCAACCTGAAGCTCCGCCCCGCCGCCTTGCACGATCTGCTCGGCCACATCCTGGAAGAGGGGGAACGCTACGGCCGTTCCGAACCGGAACGGGCTTTACGCAGGCAGATCGAATTCGTCAGCGCCAATCCGACCGGTCCCTTGAACGTGGTGAGCGCCCGGGCGGCGGCGGTGGGGGACACCCTCGCCCGCCTCTTCGAAGCGACCGGCCACGCCGTGGATCGGGAGTTCTACGTGAACGACGCCGGCTCCCAGGTGGACCATCTGGTCGACACGGTCCTCTGGTATCTGGAGGGAAAGGCGGGGGATTTCCCGGGCGAAGGATACAGGGGCGCCTACGTGGAGGAGCTTTCCGAGGAGGCGCGGGCGATCTTCGAGCCGCGCTTTCCCCGTTCACCGGAAGGGCTGGGCGCGGAACGGATCGGGCCGGCGGCATCCGCGCTTCTCTCGCGGCTCGGCTCTTCGCCCGCCGGCGGCGACTCCGCTCTCCCCGATCCCTGCCCGATCGACGACGCCGCGCATCGCCTCCTTCTTCGCCTCTGGACGCTCGAAAAGATGCTCGCCGCCCAACGGGCCGACCTGGAAAAATTCGGCGTCCGATTCGACCGATGGTTCCGGGAGTCGGAGCTTCACGCGGAGGGGGCGGTGGAGGCGGCCCTGGCGGACCTGGAGAGGGCGGGGGACGTTTACGAAAAGGACGGCGCCCGCTGGTTCCGTTCCAGCGCGTACGTGGACGACGAGGACCGCGTGGTGATCCGCTCCAACGGGGCGCCCACCTATTTCCTCGCCGACGTAGCCTACCACCGGGACAAGAAGAATCGCGGCTACGACCACGCCATCGACATCCTGGGCCCGGACCACCACGGCCACGTGCCGCGCATGCAGAGCGCCCTCCTCGCCCTCGGCGCGCCCGAGAACTGGCTCGAGGTGATGATCGTGCAGCAGGTCAACCTGCTCCGCGGCGGCGAGACGGTGAAGATGTCCAAACGGGCCGGCGAGTTCGTCTCCCTCCGGGAACTGATCGAGGAGGTGGGGGCGGACGCGGCGCGGTTCTTCTTCCTCATGCTCCGGCCGAACAGCCACCTCAACTTCGATCTCGACCTGGCGAAGAGCCGGAGCTTGGACAACCCGGTCTACTACGTGCAATACGCTCACGCCCGCATATGCAGCGTCTTCCGCCACGCCGAGGCGGCGGGCGTAGCGCCGGCGGCGGGGGAGAGCGCGGAGGACCGGACCGGAGTGGACCGGGAGGAGGAATTCGATATCCTCCGCATGCTGGACGCCTTCCCGGATGTGATCGCCCTCGCGGCCGCCACCCGGGAACCGCATCGCCTTCCGACTTATCTGAAAGAGGTGGCCGCCGCCTTCCACGGTTACTATCACAAAGTTCAGGTCGTAACCGAAGACGCAAAAAGCACCGCCGCGCGCCTCGCCCTCCTGCGGGCGATCCGCCTGGTCCTCCGAAACGGCCTCGACCTTATCGGCGTTCACGCGCCGGAATCGATGTAG
- a CDS encoding sugar kinase, translating into MSILVVGSIVLDTVRSPYGETDKALGGSAIYFSGTASRFTEVRLVGVVGEDFPEEGMRFLADRKVDLEGLQTLPGETFAYECEYGWNPNDRLTIDTRLNVFEGFHPKLPERYRDTPVLFLGNIAPALQEEVLDQMKCPKHVAADTMNYWIKGDRAGLERLLRRVDTLFLNDSEAMELTGEKNLVKAIRRVTEFGPSTVVAKKGEHGAVLYRNGAFFAVPAYPVETVRDPTGGGDSFAGGMLGRLAGRGSFDDSSFREAMLHGTAIASFVVEDFGPRRLESLTDGEYDERVRTIRSMITI; encoded by the coding sequence ATGTCGATTCTCGTCGTCGGATCCATCGTGCTCGACACCGTACGTTCGCCCTACGGCGAGACGGACAAGGCCCTGGGCGGCTCGGCGATCTATTTCTCCGGCACCGCCTCCCGTTTCACGGAAGTCCGACTCGTCGGCGTGGTGGGCGAGGACTTCCCCGAGGAAGGGATGCGCTTCCTCGCCGACCGGAAGGTGGACCTGGAAGGGCTCCAGACTCTTCCGGGCGAGACCTTCGCCTACGAGTGCGAATACGGGTGGAATCCGAACGACAGGCTGACGATCGACACGCGCCTCAACGTGTTCGAAGGTTTTCATCCGAAGCTTCCCGAGCGATACCGCGACACGCCCGTGCTTTTCCTCGGGAACATCGCGCCGGCCCTCCAGGAAGAGGTGCTGGACCAGATGAAGTGCCCCAAGCACGTCGCCGCGGACACGATGAATTACTGGATCAAGGGGGACCGGGCCGGGCTGGAGCGGCTGCTCCGCCGTGTGGACACCCTCTTCCTCAACGACTCGGAGGCGATGGAGCTGACCGGCGAAAAGAACCTGGTGAAGGCGATCCGGCGGGTGACCGAGTTCGGGCCCTCCACGGTGGTGGCGAAGAAGGGAGAGCACGGCGCCGTGCTCTATCGGAACGGCGCTTTCTTCGCCGTCCCCGCCTACCCCGTCGAAACGGTCCGCGATCCGACCGGCGGCGGCGACTCCTTCGCCGGCGGTATGCTGGGGCGCCTCGCCGGTCGCGGCTCCTTCGACGACTCCTCTTTCCGTGAGGCGATGCTCCACGGAACGGCGATCGCGTCCTTCGTGGTGGAGGATTTCGGTCCCCGGCGCCTGGAGAGTCTGACCGACGGGGAATACGACGAGAGAGTGCGGACGATCCGTTCCATGATCACGATCTAA
- a CDS encoding phosphoribosylformylglycinamidine cyclo-ligase gives MAGRNNLKYRDAGVDIDANAAALERVKGRIRATFGPEVVRDVGLFGGCFALPGAEDRVLVASADGLGTKVLLHARMGWHDRVGEDLVAHCVNDIAVLGARPLFFLDYLAGGSLPPEVLEPLLGGFADACGRHGVALLGGETAEMPGLYGEGHYDVAGFIVGIASREGLVDGAAIRPGDSIVGFPSTGLHTNGYSLARRALLDEAGLHLEDPVEELGETLAEALLRPHRSYRNAIEGIVAAGLARGFAHITGGGLVDNVPRILPEGCDALIHRDRWTVPPIFRLIERHGGVDREEMYRAFNMGIGLAAVVPSGREEEALQAAGKEPGAMVIGGIVEGERRVRFA, from the coding sequence ATCGCAGGGAGAAACAACTTGAAGTATCGAGACGCGGGCGTCGATATCGACGCCAACGCCGCCGCGCTGGAGCGCGTGAAGGGACGCATCCGGGCGACCTTCGGCCCGGAGGTGGTTCGCGACGTGGGGCTGTTCGGCGGGTGCTTCGCCCTGCCCGGAGCGGAAGACCGCGTGCTGGTCGCCAGCGCCGACGGTCTGGGAACGAAGGTGCTCCTCCACGCCCGCATGGGATGGCACGACCGTGTCGGAGAGGACCTTGTCGCCCACTGCGTGAACGACATCGCCGTGCTCGGCGCCCGCCCCCTCTTCTTTCTCGATTATCTGGCCGGCGGTTCTCTGCCGCCCGAGGTCCTCGAGCCGCTCCTCGGGGGCTTCGCCGACGCCTGCGGCCGGCACGGCGTGGCGCTCCTCGGAGGAGAGACCGCCGAGATGCCCGGTCTCTACGGAGAGGGACACTACGACGTCGCCGGCTTCATCGTGGGGATCGCCTCGCGGGAGGGGTTGGTGGACGGCGCCGCGATCCGACCCGGCGACTCGATCGTGGGATTCCCCTCCACCGGACTCCACACCAACGGCTACTCCCTCGCGAGACGCGCGCTTCTGGACGAGGCGGGCCTCCACCTGGAGGATCCCGTGGAGGAGCTGGGGGAAACGCTTGCGGAAGCGCTCCTGCGGCCGCACAGGAGCTATCGGAACGCCATCGAGGGAATCGTCGCCGCCGGACTCGCCCGCGGCTTCGCCCACATCACGGGCGGCGGCCTCGTCGACAACGTGCCCCGGATCCTGCCGGAGGGATGCGACGCCCTCATCCACCGGGACCGTTGGACCGTCCCTCCGATCTTCCGCCTGATCGAGCGCCACGGCGGGGTCGATCGGGAAGAGATGTACCGCGCCTTCAACATGGGGATCGGCCTCGCGGCCGTGGTCCCCTCCGGCCGGGAGGAGGAGGCGCTCCAAGCGGCGGGGAAAGAGCCCGGCGCGATGGTGATCGGCGGGATCGTCGAGGGAGAGAGGCGCGTCCGCTTCGCCTGA